From a single Cytophagales bacterium WSM2-2 genomic region:
- the panC gene encoding pantothenate synthetase, translated as MEIFKEIKPLKAFLSQKPNSISVGLVPTMGALHAGHLSLIEASRRENELTVCSVFVNPAQFNNTKDLEKYPRTLDHDLEMLKKSGCDVVFVPEIDEMYETTPSIKFDFGDLDKILEGEFRPGHFSGVALVVSKFFHIIKPTVAYFGQKDFQQFKIIEKLVKELKFDLQLRPMPIFRESDGLAMSSRNMRLNASERQKAIVFFQSLTEAKKMLKQGEKIAQVKEAVKQKCRSIEGVRLEYFELVNIENLKATESVTDKSILLIAGFVGEVRLIDNLLMNEN; from the coding sequence ATGGAAATTTTCAAGGAAATCAAGCCCCTGAAGGCCTTTTTGAGCCAAAAACCTAACTCCATATCTGTCGGGTTAGTTCCCACCATGGGGGCGCTCCACGCGGGGCACCTTTCATTAATAGAAGCTTCAAGGCGCGAAAACGAACTCACTGTTTGCAGTGTTTTTGTCAATCCGGCTCAGTTCAACAACACAAAGGACCTTGAGAAATACCCTCGTACATTAGATCACGACCTTGAAATGTTAAAAAAATCTGGTTGTGACGTTGTTTTTGTGCCAGAGATAGATGAGATGTATGAAACCACCCCGAGCATCAAATTCGACTTTGGCGATCTCGACAAAATTCTCGAGGGAGAATTCAGGCCAGGGCATTTCAGCGGAGTGGCGCTCGTGGTGTCGAAGTTTTTTCACATCATCAAACCAACCGTTGCGTATTTCGGACAAAAAGACTTTCAACAATTCAAGATCATCGAGAAACTGGTCAAGGAATTGAAATTCGACCTGCAATTAAGACCGATGCCTATTTTTCGCGAATCGGATGGATTGGCAATGTCATCGCGCAACATGCGACTAAATGCATCCGAAAGGCAAAAAGCCATCGTGTTTTTTCAATCACTAACTGAAGCAAAAAAAATGCTTAAGCAGGGAGAGAAGATCGCGCAAGTAAAGGAAGCTGTCAAACAAAAGTGCAGGAGTATTGAGGGCGTGAGACTCGAGTATTTTGAACTTGTCAATATCGAAAACTTAAAAGCAACAGAAAGCGTTACAGATAAATCGATCCTGCTGATTGCAGGGTTTGTAGGTGAAGTAAGACTGATCGATAATTTATTAATGAATGAGAATTGA
- the def gene encoding peptide deformylase yields the protein MIYPIVMYGDPVLRKKAKDIEKGENIKELVNDMFETMHGAHGIGLAAPQIGKSIRLFVVDGTTLEDEPDLKDFKKVFVNPVILEEEGEPWAFEEGCLSIPNIREEVERPEKLRIKYFDENWNAFEEEFDDMKARIIQHEYDHIEGKLFIDYLSPLKKRTLKGKLNDISKGDVDTEYRILAPLKK from the coding sequence ATGATTTACCCTATCGTCATGTATGGAGATCCGGTGTTGCGCAAAAAAGCGAAAGACATCGAAAAAGGAGAAAACATTAAAGAACTTGTCAATGATATGTTCGAGACAATGCATGGCGCACACGGCATTGGTCTTGCAGCGCCTCAAATCGGAAAAAGCATTCGCCTGTTTGTCGTTGATGGCACAACCCTGGAGGACGAACCCGATTTGAAGGATTTTAAAAAAGTATTCGTCAATCCAGTCATTTTAGAAGAAGAGGGTGAGCCCTGGGCCTTTGAAGAAGGGTGCCTCAGTATTCCGAATATCCGAGAAGAAGTGGAACGTCCTGAAAAATTGCGAATCAAATATTTCGATGAAAACTGGAACGCATTTGAAGAAGAGTTTGACGACATGAAAGCTCGAATCATCCAGCACGAATACGACCATATCGAGGGAAAGCTTTTTATCGACTATCTCTCTCCTCTGAAAAAACGTACCCTCAAAGGAAAATTGAATGACATCAGTAAAGGCGATGTGGATACGGAGTATAGAATCTTGGCTCCCCTCAAAAAATGA
- the dnrN gene encoding iron-sulfur cluster repair di-iron protein: MNPLDMISKKITELVSHDHLLAHVLYSFGIPFYEYPTQTLEQVCQQKGLATEPVIKGLELSRENFKEDDLPLFSYRIDLIIEYLKHAHYLFIKHKLPFIHKLVVNFKADHREYESVEKDLKILFPLFLEDFIHHIYEEEDTLFKYINSLERAAQGRYNPTRLYRSMEKHSLQRCALEHEAHDDEMAGIRKITKDYYLAPDAPLHVKVIYTELMEFEKNLQAHARIENEILFPKAMMLESQVKSKFFEKAKWN; encoded by the coding sequence ATGAACCCGCTGGACATGATCAGCAAGAAAATTACAGAACTCGTGAGTCACGATCACTTGTTGGCGCATGTTCTATATTCTTTCGGTATCCCATTTTACGAGTATCCTACGCAGACATTGGAACAAGTATGCCAACAAAAGGGCTTGGCAACTGAGCCGGTAATCAAAGGTCTGGAGCTTTCACGCGAGAACTTCAAAGAGGATGATCTCCCGTTATTTTCATATCGCATCGATCTCATCATTGAGTATTTGAAACACGCGCATTATTTGTTCATTAAGCACAAGTTGCCGTTTATTCACAAACTGGTAGTGAATTTTAAAGCGGATCATAGAGAGTACGAATCGGTTGAAAAGGATCTAAAGATTCTTTTTCCTTTGTTCCTGGAAGATTTCATTCACCACATCTACGAAGAAGAGGACACACTTTTTAAATACATCAATTCACTAGAGCGAGCCGCACAAGGCCGGTATAATCCTACACGCCTCTATCGTTCCATGGAAAAACATTCCCTGCAGCGTTGTGCCCTGGAACATGAGGCACATGACGATGAGATGGCTGGCATTCGCAAAATCACCAAAGACTACTACCTTGCTCCTGATGCCCCCTTGCATGTAAAAGTGATTTACACTGAATTGATGGAGTTCGAGAAAAACCTACAGGCACATGCGCGCATAGAAAACGAAATTCTCTTTCCTAAAGCGATGATGCTCGAAAGCCAGGTGAAATCTAAGTTCTTCGAGAAGGCAAAGTGGAATTAG
- a CDS encoding hydrolase: MQDLKITIIQSDIHWEDIGANLAMFEEKIWKAGQTDVIVLPEMFTTGFTMKAQKLGEMMNMRTFKWMKQMADQTGALILGSFIAHVHERYYNRLLWMEPGGNFKTYDKRHLFRMAEEHSVYSPGESLLIGHWKGWRICPLVCYDLRFPVWSRNRWNATLKKPSYDLLVYVANWPMVRANAWETLLRARAIENLSYCVGVNRVGSDGNGIEYNGYSAIIGPKGDPIFSVETVEATKTIELNAHSLQAYRDRFPAYLDADDFTIESEIFEERDFLNGLS; encoded by the coding sequence ATGCAGGACCTAAAAATCACGATCATCCAGTCAGACATCCATTGGGAGGACATTGGAGCCAATTTGGCCATGTTTGAGGAAAAAATCTGGAAAGCAGGCCAGACTGATGTGATCGTACTTCCAGAAATGTTTACCACCGGATTCACCATGAAAGCCCAAAAACTGGGGGAAATGATGAATATGCGCACTTTCAAGTGGATGAAACAGATGGCCGACCAGACGGGGGCATTGATCCTGGGTAGTTTCATTGCACACGTTCACGAACGTTACTACAACCGTCTGCTGTGGATGGAGCCGGGAGGCAACTTCAAAACTTACGATAAGCGCCACCTTTTCCGCATGGCGGAAGAGCATTCAGTCTATAGCCCAGGCGAAAGTCTGCTCATTGGTCATTGGAAAGGCTGGAGGATATGCCCATTGGTTTGTTACGACCTGCGTTTCCCAGTGTGGAGCCGCAACCGCTGGAACGCTACACTGAAAAAGCCCTCTTACGATCTTTTGGTTTATGTTGCTAATTGGCCAATGGTTCGTGCTAATGCATGGGAGACTTTGCTTCGCGCGCGGGCAATCGAAAACCTAAGTTATTGTGTAGGCGTAAACCGTGTGGGATCTGATGGCAATGGAATTGAATACAATGGCTACAGTGCCATCATCGGCCCAAAAGGAGATCCGATTTTTTCAGTGGAGACTGTAGAGGCTACGAAAACGATCGAACTCAACGCTCACTCACTGCAAGCTTATCGCGACCGTTTCCCCGCATATCTCGATGCTGATGATTTCACGATCGAGTCGGAAATTTTTGAGGAGCGTGATTTTCTCAATGGACTGAGCTAG
- a CDS encoding alpha-L-fucosidase, whose product MDMKKIEFGFRNLRYVTIVLLLVVAGNSSAQYKPSTENLQNREWFQQSRFGLFIHWGVYSVLGDGEWVMNNQRIPISTYEKLPAFFNPTEFNPAEWVQMAKEAGMKYITITSKHHDGFAMWDSQVSDYNIVKKTPYGKDVLKMLAEECRKQGIKLFFYHSQLDWHHPDYFPRGFTGGSFTGRKEEGDFNKYLDYMDAQLAELLTNYGPLAGIWFDGMWDKEKADWRLQKTYSLIHQLQPGALVGSNHHLTPIGGEDFQMFEKDLPGHNTTGFAPTQKVGELPKETCETINNSWGFNLKDDHHKSKKELIQYLVKAAGYGANFLLNVGPMPNGKIQPEHKQTLREVGEWLKIYGETIYGTQGGPLTARNWGVTTQNGNKVYLHILNWQDEALIIPRLEKKILSVKLFKEKAILKFSENEFGVTVLLPKSLQNEIDTVVELELKN is encoded by the coding sequence ATGGATATGAAGAAAATAGAATTTGGATTTCGGAATTTAAGATATGTGACAATTGTCCTTCTCCTCGTTGTTGCCGGCAATTCGAGCGCCCAGTACAAACCATCGACTGAGAATCTTCAGAACCGGGAATGGTTTCAGCAATCCCGTTTCGGGCTGTTCATTCACTGGGGGGTCTATAGTGTTTTGGGAGACGGAGAGTGGGTCATGAACAACCAGCGAATTCCAATTTCGACTTATGAAAAACTTCCAGCCTTTTTTAATCCAACCGAATTCAATCCTGCGGAATGGGTGCAGATGGCAAAAGAGGCAGGCATGAAATATATCACGATCACCAGTAAGCATCACGATGGTTTCGCAATGTGGGATAGCCAGGTTTCCGACTACAACATCGTGAAAAAAACACCCTATGGAAAAGATGTTTTGAAAATGCTTGCCGAGGAGTGCAGGAAACAAGGAATCAAATTGTTTTTCTACCATTCACAGCTAGACTGGCATCACCCTGATTATTTTCCAAGAGGATTTACAGGAGGAAGCTTTACCGGTCGTAAGGAAGAAGGCGACTTTAACAAATACCTGGATTACATGGATGCTCAACTGGCAGAACTACTCACTAACTATGGACCGTTGGCTGGAATCTGGTTTGATGGTATGTGGGATAAGGAGAAAGCAGATTGGCGCTTACAGAAAACGTACTCACTCATTCATCAGCTTCAGCCGGGTGCGCTCGTAGGAAGCAATCATCACCTCACTCCAATCGGTGGAGAGGATTTTCAAATGTTTGAGAAAGATTTGCCGGGACATAATACCACAGGCTTTGCTCCAACGCAAAAAGTAGGAGAGCTGCCTAAGGAAACCTGTGAGACAATCAACAACTCCTGGGGATTCAATCTGAAGGATGATCATCACAAAAGCAAGAAAGAGTTGATTCAATATTTAGTCAAGGCAGCCGGTTACGGAGCAAACTTTTTATTGAACGTGGGGCCGATGCCTAACGGGAAAATTCAGCCCGAGCATAAACAAACTCTAAGAGAAGTTGGCGAATGGCTAAAAATTTATGGCGAGACCATTTACGGAACTCAAGGAGGTCCACTGACTGCACGAAATTGGGGAGTAACTACTCAAAATGGGAACAAGGTATACTTACACATTTTGAATTGGCAGGATGAAGCATTGATTATCCCCCGGTTGGAGAAGAAAATTTTATCAGTAAAACTGTTTAAAGAAAAGGCGATTTTGAAATTCAGTGAGAATGAGTTTGGCGTGACTGTGTTGTTGCCAAAATCCTTACAAAATGAAATTGATACTGTTGTGGAGCTTGAACTAAAAAACTAG
- a CDS encoding putative pre-16S rRNA nuclease has protein sequence MPRILAIDYGLKRTGLAVTDPMQIIATALETVETSQLLTYLKKYFEKEQVVEAIIGMPKRLDNTDSSTAPEVRKFVELFRQNFPKISLTEVDERFTSSLALDAMISGGMKKKDRQVKGNVDKISAVLILQNYMQSKGK, from the coding sequence ATGCCCCGAATCCTCGCCATTGATTACGGCCTTAAACGTACCGGGCTTGCAGTCACAGACCCCATGCAGATCATTGCCACGGCTTTAGAAACGGTGGAAACCTCTCAGCTCCTGACTTATCTCAAAAAGTATTTTGAAAAAGAGCAAGTCGTGGAGGCCATCATAGGCATGCCAAAAAGACTTGATAATACTGATTCCTCTACTGCTCCTGAGGTCAGGAAATTTGTTGAGTTATTTCGACAGAATTTCCCAAAAATATCCTTGACCGAAGTAGATGAGCGATTCACTTCAAGTCTTGCACTTGATGCTATGATCTCAGGAGGCATGAAGAAAAAAGACCGCCAGGTAAAGGGAAATGTGGACAAAATCAGTGCTGTTTTGATCCTGCAAAACTATATGCAGTCCAAAGGCAAGTAG
- a CDS encoding aminotransferase, which produces MNLTSRLPEVGTSIFSIMSKMALEHDAINLSQGFPDFPVSEKLIDLIHAQMKGGHNQYAPMPGVPVLRKMISEVIFKTYQREINSESEITVTAGGTEAIFATIAGLIRQDDEVIIFDPSYDSYDPAIRLNGGKPVHVNLSPPDFAIDWNEVKKKITSRTRMIMVNTPHNPAGSILTHSDLKILEGLASEHNLMVLSDEVYERIIFEGKSHESVLKYPELARRSISVFSFGKTFHATGWKIGYTVAPENITREIRKAHQFITFSVNTPVQLALAEFLADPENYLHLGKFYQQKRDFFLQQVNGSSLKPLPCFGSYFQLLSFEGMGKKSDVEMAEWMTKEMKLAPIPVSAFYKDQTDNKLLRFCFAKSEGTLQKAGEILRKI; this is translated from the coding sequence ATGAATTTAACTTCCCGCCTTCCCGAAGTTGGCACTTCCATTTTCAGTATCATGTCAAAAATGGCGCTAGAACATGATGCCATTAACTTGTCACAAGGGTTTCCTGATTTTCCTGTTTCAGAAAAATTGATTGACCTGATCCACGCACAGATGAAAGGCGGGCATAATCAGTATGCGCCAATGCCAGGTGTGCCCGTACTTCGCAAAATGATCAGCGAGGTAATTTTCAAAACCTATCAGCGTGAAATTAATTCTGAGTCAGAAATAACGGTTACAGCCGGAGGCACTGAAGCTATCTTTGCCACCATCGCCGGATTAATTCGTCAGGATGATGAAGTCATCATCTTTGATCCCTCCTACGATTCGTATGATCCCGCCATTCGTCTCAATGGAGGAAAGCCGGTTCACGTCAATCTTTCTCCTCCAGATTTTGCCATCGACTGGAATGAAGTGAAAAAGAAAATCACTTCGCGAACCCGAATGATCATGGTGAACACACCTCACAATCCGGCAGGTTCGATATTAACCCATTCGGACTTGAAAATACTTGAGGGCTTGGCCTCCGAACATAATCTGATGGTATTGAGTGATGAAGTCTACGAACGCATCATCTTTGAAGGCAAGTCGCACGAAAGTGTATTGAAATACCCGGAACTGGCCAGGCGAAGTATTTCTGTTTTCTCCTTTGGAAAAACGTTTCATGCTACCGGCTGGAAGATTGGGTATACGGTAGCTCCGGAAAATATCACGCGCGAAATCCGCAAGGCACACCAGTTTATTACATTCAGTGTAAACACCCCTGTGCAGCTGGCATTGGCCGAGTTCCTGGCAGATCCCGAGAACTACCTTCATTTGGGGAAATTCTATCAGCAAAAAAGGGATTTCTTCTTGCAACAAGTGAACGGCTCTTCGTTAAAGCCCCTGCCCTGTTTTGGCAGCTATTTCCAACTCCTTTCCTTTGAGGGCATGGGCAAAAAATCAGATGTTGAAATGGCTGAATGGATGACCAAGGAGATGAAACTGGCTCCTATTCCTGTTTCGGCTTTCTATAAAGACCAGACTGACAACAAGCTGCTTCGGTTTTGCTTTGCCAAAAGCGAAGGAACACTTCAAAAAGCGGGGGAAATATTGCGCAAAATCTAG
- the ruvB gene encoding Holliday junction ATP-dependent DNA helicase RuvB, with product MELTSMREDYLKGETEGQNSTDKEFEKALRPLSFGDFTGQQKVTDNIKVFVMAAKQRNESLDHVLLHGPPGLGKTTLSFIIANELGSNIKITSGPVLDKPSDLAGLLTNLEANDVLFIDEIHRLNPIVEEYLYSAMEDFRIDIMLDSGPNARSVQIGLNPFTLIGATTRAGLLTSPLRARFGINARLEYYDSQLLTKIVIRSSDILNTPIEADASFEIARRSRGTPRIANNLLKRTRDFAQIKGNGTITKPIAQLALKALDVDENGLDDMDNRILLAIIEKFKGGPVGISTIATAVGEEGETIEEVYEPFLIQEGYLKRTSRGREATELAYKHLKIARPRTQGLFD from the coding sequence ATGGAATTAACGAGTATGCGTGAAGATTATTTGAAGGGCGAGACAGAAGGACAAAATTCGACTGATAAAGAGTTCGAAAAAGCCCTGAGGCCGCTTTCGTTTGGCGATTTTACCGGTCAGCAGAAAGTAACAGACAATATTAAAGTGTTCGTGATGGCAGCCAAGCAGCGAAATGAGTCGCTTGATCACGTTTTGCTCCATGGCCCTCCCGGCCTCGGGAAAACTACGTTGTCATTTATAATTGCAAACGAGCTAGGGTCAAATATTAAAATAACTTCCGGTCCGGTGTTGGATAAGCCTAGTGACCTCGCAGGATTGCTCACGAACTTAGAGGCGAATGATGTCTTGTTTATCGACGAAATTCACCGATTGAATCCAATCGTAGAAGAATATCTGTACTCTGCCATGGAAGATTTTCGCATCGATATCATGCTCGATAGTGGGCCTAATGCCAGGTCGGTGCAAATCGGACTTAACCCCTTTACATTAATCGGTGCTACCACGCGCGCGGGTCTGCTCACATCGCCATTGCGTGCCCGATTTGGAATCAATGCCCGCCTTGAGTACTACGATTCGCAGCTACTGACTAAGATAGTTATACGATCTTCCGATATTTTAAACACGCCTATTGAAGCAGACGCTTCGTTTGAAATAGCGCGAAGAAGCCGTGGTACACCCAGGATCGCAAATAACTTACTCAAACGTACCCGCGACTTTGCCCAGATCAAAGGAAATGGCACCATCACCAAGCCGATTGCTCAATTAGCCCTTAAAGCTCTGGATGTAGATGAGAATGGTTTGGATGATATGGACAATCGTATCCTTCTGGCCATCATTGAAAAATTTAAAGGAGGCCCCGTCGGTATTTCAACCATTGCGACTGCTGTCGGGGAAGAGGGTGAAACGATCGAAGAAGTGTATGAGCCCTTCCTGATTCAGGAAGGCTACCTTAAACGGACATCTCGCGGCCGCGAGGCAACTGAGCTTGCCTATAAGCATTTAAAAATTGCCCGACCAAGAACGCAGGGATTGTTTGACTGA
- a CDS encoding dolichol-P-glucose synthetase, whose protein sequence is MQRIKTGTRYVLMMAITVLLLWLSLRGLKVEGENKIDFLWQAWKKSDKFYLWIMAGTAVISHIVRAMRWKMLLQPTGQDVKLSSSFLSLMTGYLVNLAVPRGGEVSRCYTLYQLEKTPVEISFGTVVVERLADVLCLLVLIAFSFYVEWDKLKAFLDTLNFSSGEMSIPAWVWVAAALGILFLVGIYLLRKNQKFLKIIHGFKEGLLSVLKLENKWLFVFYSLTIWILYFLMSYLVLMAFPETSHLGFGAVVTLFAIGSIAMAAPLPGGTGSYHVLVPLGLTMLYNMAKPDAVAFVFIFHAWQTLLMIVMGVISFVVSNTIVSRK, encoded by the coding sequence ATGCAGCGAATAAAAACAGGTACACGCTATGTGCTGATGATGGCGATCACGGTTCTTTTGCTTTGGCTTTCCCTTCGCGGGTTAAAAGTAGAAGGTGAAAACAAGATCGACTTCTTGTGGCAGGCTTGGAAAAAATCTGACAAATTCTACCTGTGGATCATGGCAGGAACTGCAGTCATCAGTCATATAGTCCGTGCAATGCGATGGAAAATGTTATTGCAACCTACAGGTCAGGACGTAAAATTATCAAGCAGCTTCCTCTCTTTGATGACGGGATACCTGGTGAATCTTGCCGTGCCTCGTGGGGGTGAAGTATCACGGTGCTATACCCTCTATCAACTCGAAAAAACTCCGGTCGAAATTTCATTTGGAACAGTCGTGGTCGAACGTCTCGCTGATGTACTCTGCTTGCTTGTGCTAATTGCTTTTTCCTTTTACGTAGAGTGGGACAAGTTAAAAGCGTTTTTAGATACGCTTAACTTTTCATCGGGAGAAATGAGCATTCCGGCATGGGTATGGGTAGCTGCGGCCTTAGGCATTCTTTTTCTGGTTGGAATTTACCTGTTGAGAAAAAATCAAAAATTCCTGAAAATCATTCACGGATTTAAGGAAGGTCTTCTTTCAGTTCTGAAGCTTGAGAATAAGTGGCTATTTGTGTTCTATTCACTCACTATTTGGATTTTGTACTTCCTGATGAGTTATCTCGTGCTAATGGCTTTTCCAGAAACATCACACCTGGGTTTTGGTGCAGTAGTCACGTTATTCGCTATCGGTTCTATTGCCATGGCAGCCCCGCTCCCCGGTGGCACCGGATCTTATCATGTGCTGGTTCCTCTCGGATTAACGATGCTCTACAACATGGCTAAGCCTGACGCGGTAGCATTTGTTTTTATTTTCCACGCCTGGCAAACTTTACTGATGATAGTAATGGGCGTAATCAGCTTCGTGGTAAGCAATACAATTGTATCGCGAAAGTAG
- the panD gene encoding aspartate 1-decarboxylase, whose amino-acid sequence MRIEVLKSKIHRVKVTQAELHYVGSITIDEVLMDAANIIEGEKVQVVNVNNGERLETYVIKGERNSGMICINGPAARLAQVGDIVIVISYASMELEEAKKFKPTLIFPTPENKLA is encoded by the coding sequence ATGAGAATTGAAGTTTTAAAATCGAAGATACACCGGGTCAAAGTGACACAGGCTGAGTTGCACTATGTTGGAAGCATTACCATTGACGAAGTGCTCATGGATGCAGCGAATATCATTGAAGGCGAAAAAGTGCAGGTGGTAAATGTCAATAATGGCGAACGCCTGGAAACATATGTAATCAAAGGAGAGCGCAACAGTGGAATGATCTGCATCAACGGCCCTGCCGCCCGACTGGCACAAGTTGGCGATATCGTAATCGTGATCTCATACGCTTCGATGGAACTTGAAGAAGCCAAGAAATTCAAGCCTACACTCATCTTTCCTACTCCTGAAAATAAACTTGCCTGA
- a CDS encoding glycogen synthase, with the protein MSKIRILYVASEINPFLQTTEVADFVRKLPQAMQERGMEIRILVPRFGLINERKNRLHEVVRLSGINIAVGDEEKPLIIKVASIPNAKLQVYFIDNEDYFHRKSVFHDKENRFFEDNDERAIFFCKGVIETVRKLGWGPDIVHCNDWITSFIPLYLKTTYKNDPLFKNSKTVFTIYNNSFSHKFKGDLMGKVRMLDIEDNMLGHLKTADYEGFIKLGAQWADVVNVAGDGKKLEGLVKKIKEKKVSSIEKDEDYTEEFYNLYTELVG; encoded by the coding sequence ATGTCAAAAATCCGCATTCTCTATGTTGCCAGTGAGATTAATCCGTTTTTGCAGACCACTGAGGTGGCTGATTTTGTTCGAAAATTGCCTCAGGCAATGCAAGAGCGAGGAATGGAGATTCGAATACTGGTACCGCGGTTTGGCCTGATCAATGAGCGTAAAAACAGATTGCACGAAGTTGTTCGTCTTTCTGGTATTAATATTGCCGTGGGTGATGAAGAAAAGCCTTTGATCATTAAAGTGGCGTCAATACCGAATGCCAAACTGCAGGTTTATTTTATCGACAATGAAGATTATTTCCACCGCAAGTCAGTTTTCCACGATAAGGAAAATCGTTTCTTCGAAGACAATGACGAGCGCGCTATTTTCTTTTGCAAGGGCGTAATTGAAACAGTCCGCAAACTGGGCTGGGGTCCTGATATTGTGCATTGCAATGACTGGATCACGAGTTTTATTCCTTTGTATTTGAAGACGACTTACAAAAACGATCCGCTCTTCAAAAATTCGAAGACCGTATTTACGATTTACAATAATAGCTTCTCCCATAAATTCAAAGGAGATTTGATGGGCAAAGTTCGTATGCTTGATATTGAAGACAATATGCTTGGTCACCTGAAGACGGCTGACTACGAAGGCTTCATCAAGTTGGGAGCACAATGGGCTGATGTTGTAAACGTTGCCGGCGATGGCAAGAAATTGGAAGGCCTCGTAAAGAAAATAAAAGAGAAAAAAGTTTCGTCAATAGAAAAGGACGAAGACTACACTGAGGAGTTTTATAACCTTTACACCGAACTGGTAGGTTAG